The Pseudopipra pipra isolate bDixPip1 chromosome 6, bDixPip1.hap1, whole genome shotgun sequence genome includes a region encoding these proteins:
- the SERPING1 gene encoding plasma protease C1 inhibitor isoform X1, producing the protein MPPGPKGYPQHPPCPHGPISPPGPLCPRSSPMPPTPGGPHTPPQPLAAQDSPTAPRAPRHSRAAGALPSAVRSGPAAARLGPPPSPAPPPAPAGRARGGWGRPGHASRDGAAPQNTPPQARPGRGSTWDTPRWAGIPHGPRLCGRWFPWNTPLWAGGSPSWTRLLGAATTDHALTRNGPRRGNETGVRREGLAPPAPKTLHAGRAGAGQIPPRRPLDTQGPTHRAPRMPTMTLWLPLAWLVATATATVSPVPSLEASPSGSKLLTQPPTPPVPPHPATAPPQDVGAPVLPIPTPHAHPEGLPGWNALQGATDAPGPTEPEGASEEPGTTAYGTTAVPTPGTTQGPPGTTAPPCPGDEEPAEACGEPTGEQRAAVAEALGTFALRFYQRMAEAARPDANLLFSPINIATGLSHLLLGEGPPASTGTALGTACVPRGCPTRGTSPSFPCARRRPRRDPRAAGHPPGVPAGAGLRARRPAAAGRLARPLLDRPDLPPPRAAPPAPLPQRLSALLRRPPARPERQREPGPAEHQRLGAGGQRGATARPAARAAPAAPPAAARRRPPSRRLAHAPGPRADGAAALPAPRAPPSRGAHHDQHQVPGGLVHRLPPAGPGGEAGAERWAEPGGAAATGAPGGAGDPGAVTGPPHLPGPAAAGGPDAPSGHRAGPAPDAPRPRPGRGAPGPRHGLRAVPGRGAVRAGGGPGRGGRGAAPGGAGAGRGRRGGGGCHGHLGGALGAGAGGAAPLPLRPLARRRRGARLHGPPQRPPSLTLPLPSPPSLLSPLRPSLLPPPRPPPSIPAFSSPSVPPSLSPLPLSSLPLSIPCPSFHSSLPPSAHPTTVQLHPSLLSLPPSLLPPSLPPVLPPSFPPPPSSPRFPCPSPHPSPAPVPQGTRGSLLLPRLSFPTSSGSQ; encoded by the exons ATGCCCCCGGGTCCCAAGGGTTacccccaacaccccccatGCCCTCATGGGCCCATCTCCCCTCCAGGGCCCCTGTGCCCCCGTAGTTCCCCCATGCCCCCGACGCCCGGGGgaccccacacacccccccagcccctcgctgCCCAGGActcccccacagccccccgtGCTCCTCGTCACTCACGGGCAGCAGGAGCCCTTCCCAGCGCCGTACGTTCCGGTCCAGCGGCCGCACGTCTCgggccccctcccagccccgcacctcctccagctcctgcgGGACGGGCGAGGGGTGGCTGGGGCCGTCCGGGACACgcctccagggacggggcagcaccccaaaacacccctcCGCAGGCTCGTCCTGGGCGGGGCAGCACGTGGGACACACCTCGATGGGCGGGGATTCCCCATGGACCACGCCTTTGTGGGCGGTGGTTTCCATGGAATACGCCCTTATGGGCGGGGGGGTCTCCTTCATGGACGCGCCTCTTGGGTGCGGCCACTACAGACCACGCCCTGACGCGGAACGGTCCCCGCCGGGGAAACGAAACCGGAGTGCGCAGGGAGGGTTTGGCACCCCCGGCACCGAAAACCCTCCACGCCG GCAGGGCCGGAGCCGGCCAGATCCCCCCCCGGCGCCCGCTGGACACGCAGGGACCGACCCACCGGGCACCCAG GATGCCCACCATGACACTCTGGCTGCCCCTGGCGTGGCTGGTGGCCACAGCCACGGCCACTGTCAGCCCG GTGCCCAGTCTGGAGGCCTCTCCCAGCGGATCGAAGCTGCTCACACAGCCCCCGACACCGCCAGTGCCCCCCCATCCTGCCACGGCCCCCCCGCAGGACGTGGGGGCACCTGTCCTGCCTATACCCACCCCCCATGCCCACCCCGAGGGGCTGCCTGGCTGGAATGCCCTTCAGGGGGCCACGGATGCCCCTGGGCCCACAGaacctgagggagcctctgaGGAGCCGGGAACCACAGCCTACGGGACCACGGCTGTGCCCACACCTGGCACCACTCAGGGACCCCCAGGCACCACcgccccgccgtgccccgggGACGAGGAGCCGGCCGAGGCCTGCGGGGAGCCCACGGGGGAGCAGCGGGCGGCCGTGGCCGAGGCGCTGGGCACCTTCGCCCTCCGCTTCTACCAGCGCATGGCCGAGGCTGCCCGGCCCGACGCCAACCTGCTCTTCTCCCCCATCAACATCGCCACAGGGCTCTCGCACCTGCTGCTGGGTGAGGGGCCGCCCGCGAGCAccggcactgccctgggcaccgCCTGTGTCCCCCGGGGCTGTCCCACCCGGGGCACCTCACCCAGCTTCCCCTGTGCCCGCAGGCGCCCGCGGCGAGACCCGCGAGCGGCTGGGCACCCTCCTGGCGTACCCGCCGGGGCTGGGCTGCGTGCACGGcgccctgcagcagctggccGGCTCGCCCGGCCTCTTCTCGACCGCCCAGATCTTCCACCACCCAG AGCTGCGCCTCCGGCCCCGCTTCCTCAACGACTCTCTGCGCTTCTACGGCGCCCGCCCGCGCGCCCTGAGCGGCAACGAGAGCCTGGACCTGCAGAGCATCAACGCCTGGGTGCGGGAGGCCAGCGAGGGGCTACTGCCCGCCCTGCTGCCCGCGctgcccccgcagccccgcctGCTGCTGCTCGGCGCCGTCCACCTTCGCG CCGCCTGGCGCACGCCCCTGGACCCCGAGCAGACGGTGCCGCTGCCCTTCCTGCGCCCCGGGCGCCCCCCAGTCGAGGTGCCCACCATGACCAGCACCAAGTACCCGGTGGCCTCGTTCACCGACTCCCGCCTGCAGGTCCAG GTggggaggctggagctgagcgATGGGCTGAgcctggtggtgctgctgccaCGGGGGCCCCTGGGGGCGCTGGAGACCCTGGAGCGGTCACTGGACCCCCCCACCTTCCTGGCCCTGCTGCGGCGGGCGGCCCAGACGCCCCCTCGGGCCACCGCGCTGGCCCTGCCCCGGATGCACCTCGACCTCGCCCTGGACGTGGTGCCCCTGGTCCACGACATGG ACTTCGGGCTGTTCCTGGACGCGGAGCTGTGCGGGCTGGCGGAGGGCCCGGCCGCGGTGGACGAGGCGCGGCACCGGGCGGTGCTGGCGCTGGACGAGGCCGGCGTGGAGGCGGCGGCTGCCATGGCCACCTCGGTGGCGCGCTCGGCGCTGGTGCTGGAGGCGCTGCGCCCCTTCCTCTTCGTCCTCTGGCACGACGCCGGCGAGGTGCCCGTCTTCATGGGCCGCCTCAGCGACCCCCGTCCCTGACCCTGCCCCTCCCGTCCCCGCCCTCCCTCCTCTCACCCCTCCgtccttccctcctgcctcctcctcgccctcctccctccatccctgccttctcctctccctccgtccctccctctctctctcccttacccctttcctctctccctctctccatcccttgtccctcCTTCcactcctcccttcctccctccgCCCATCCAACCACCGTCCAGCTccatccttccctcctttccctccctccctccctgcttcctccctctctccctccagttctccctccctctttcccccctcccccctcatCTCCCCGCTTTCCCTGTCCATCTCCCCACCCTTCCCCCGCCCCAGTTCCCCAGGGTACCAGAGGGTCCCTGCTCCTCCCgcgcctcagtttccccaccaGCTCGGGGTCCCAATAA
- the SERPING1 gene encoding plasma protease C1 inhibitor isoform X3 — translation MPPGPKGYPQHPPCPHGPISPPGPLCPRSSPMPPTPGGPHTPPQPLAAQDSPTAPRAPRHSRAAGALPSAVRSGPAAARLGPPPSPAPPPAPAGRARGGWGRPGHASRDGAAPQNTPPQARPGRGSTWDTPRWAGIPHGPRLCGRWFPWNTPLWAGGSPSWTRLLGAATTDHALTRNGPRRGNETGVRREGLAPPAPKTLHAGRAGAGQIPPRRPLDTQGPTHRAPRRPRRDPRAAGHPPGVPAGAGLRARRPAAAGRLARPLLDRPDLPPPRAAPPAPLPQRLSALLRRPPARPERQREPGPAEHQRLGAGGQRGATARPAARAAPAAPPAAARRRPPSRRLAHAPGPRADGAAALPAPRAPPSRGAHHDQHQVPGGLVHRLPPAGPGGEAGAERWAEPGGAAATGAPGGAGDPGAVTGPPHLPGPAAAGGPDAPSGHRAGPAPDAPRPRPGRGAPGPRHGLRAVPGRGAVRAGGGPGRGGRGAAPGGAGAGRGRRGGGGCHGHLGGALGAGAGGAAPLPLRPLARRRRGARLHGPPQRPPSLTLPLPSPPSLLSPLRPSLLPPPRPPPSIPAFSSPSVPPSLSPLPLSSLPLSIPCPSFHSSLPPSAHPTTVQLHPSLLSLPPSLLPPSLPPVLPPSFPPPPSSPRFPCPSPHPSPAPVPQGTRGSLLLPRLSFPTSSGSQ, via the exons ATGCCCCCGGGTCCCAAGGGTTacccccaacaccccccatGCCCTCATGGGCCCATCTCCCCTCCAGGGCCCCTGTGCCCCCGTAGTTCCCCCATGCCCCCGACGCCCGGGGgaccccacacacccccccagcccctcgctgCCCAGGActcccccacagccccccgtGCTCCTCGTCACTCACGGGCAGCAGGAGCCCTTCCCAGCGCCGTACGTTCCGGTCCAGCGGCCGCACGTCTCgggccccctcccagccccgcacctcctccagctcctgcgGGACGGGCGAGGGGTGGCTGGGGCCGTCCGGGACACgcctccagggacggggcagcaccccaaaacacccctcCGCAGGCTCGTCCTGGGCGGGGCAGCACGTGGGACACACCTCGATGGGCGGGGATTCCCCATGGACCACGCCTTTGTGGGCGGTGGTTTCCATGGAATACGCCCTTATGGGCGGGGGGGTCTCCTTCATGGACGCGCCTCTTGGGTGCGGCCACTACAGACCACGCCCTGACGCGGAACGGTCCCCGCCGGGGAAACGAAACCGGAGTGCGCAGGGAGGGTTTGGCACCCCCGGCACCGAAAACCCTCCACGCCG GCAGGGCCGGAGCCGGCCAGATCCCCCCCCGGCGCCCGCTGGACACGCAGGGACCGACCCACCGGGCACCCAG GCGCCCGCGGCGAGACCCGCGAGCGGCTGGGCACCCTCCTGGCGTACCCGCCGGGGCTGGGCTGCGTGCACGGcgccctgcagcagctggccGGCTCGCCCGGCCTCTTCTCGACCGCCCAGATCTTCCACCACCCAG AGCTGCGCCTCCGGCCCCGCTTCCTCAACGACTCTCTGCGCTTCTACGGCGCCCGCCCGCGCGCCCTGAGCGGCAACGAGAGCCTGGACCTGCAGAGCATCAACGCCTGGGTGCGGGAGGCCAGCGAGGGGCTACTGCCCGCCCTGCTGCCCGCGctgcccccgcagccccgcctGCTGCTGCTCGGCGCCGTCCACCTTCGCG CCGCCTGGCGCACGCCCCTGGACCCCGAGCAGACGGTGCCGCTGCCCTTCCTGCGCCCCGGGCGCCCCCCAGTCGAGGTGCCCACCATGACCAGCACCAAGTACCCGGTGGCCTCGTTCACCGACTCCCGCCTGCAGGTCCAG GTggggaggctggagctgagcgATGGGCTGAgcctggtggtgctgctgccaCGGGGGCCCCTGGGGGCGCTGGAGACCCTGGAGCGGTCACTGGACCCCCCCACCTTCCTGGCCCTGCTGCGGCGGGCGGCCCAGACGCCCCCTCGGGCCACCGCGCTGGCCCTGCCCCGGATGCACCTCGACCTCGCCCTGGACGTGGTGCCCCTGGTCCACGACATGG ACTTCGGGCTGTTCCTGGACGCGGAGCTGTGCGGGCTGGCGGAGGGCCCGGCCGCGGTGGACGAGGCGCGGCACCGGGCGGTGCTGGCGCTGGACGAGGCCGGCGTGGAGGCGGCGGCTGCCATGGCCACCTCGGTGGCGCGCTCGGCGCTGGTGCTGGAGGCGCTGCGCCCCTTCCTCTTCGTCCTCTGGCACGACGCCGGCGAGGTGCCCGTCTTCATGGGCCGCCTCAGCGACCCCCGTCCCTGACCCTGCCCCTCCCGTCCCCGCCCTCCCTCCTCTCACCCCTCCgtccttccctcctgcctcctcctcgccctcctccctccatccctgccttctcctctccctccgtccctccctctctctctcccttacccctttcctctctccctctctccatcccttgtccctcCTTCcactcctcccttcctccctccgCCCATCCAACCACCGTCCAGCTccatccttccctcctttccctccctccctccctgcttcctccctctctccctccagttctccctccctctttcccccctcccccctcatCTCCCCGCTTTCCCTGTCCATCTCCCCACCCTTCCCCCGCCCCAGTTCCCCAGGGTACCAGAGGGTCCCTGCTCCTCCCgcgcctcagtttccccaccaGCTCGGGGTCCCAATAA
- the SERPING1 gene encoding plasma protease C1 inhibitor isoform X2: MPPGPKGYPQHPPCPHGPISPPGPLCPRSSPMPPTPGGPHTPPQPLAAQDSPTAPRAPRHSRAAGALPSAVRSGPAAARLGPPPSPAPPPAPAGRARGGWGRPGHASRDGAAPQNTPPQARPGRGSTWDTPRWAGIPHGPRLCGRWFPWNTPLWAGGSPSWTRLLGAATTDHALTRNGPRRGNETGVRREGLAPPAPKTLHAGRAGAGQIPPRRPLDTQGPTHRAPRMPTMTLWLPLAWLVATATATVSPVPSLEASPSGSKLLTQPPTPPVPPHPATAPPQDVGAPVLPIPTPHAHPEGLPGWNALQGATDAPGPTEPEGASEEPGTTAYGTTAVPTPGTTQGPPGTTAPPCPGDEEPAEACGEPTGEQRAAVAEALGTFALRFYQRMAEAARPDANLLFSPINIATGLSHLLLGARGETRERLGTLLAYPPGLGCVHGALQQLAGSPGLFSTAQIFHHPELRLRPRFLNDSLRFYGARPRALSGNESLDLQSINAWVREASEGLLPALLPALPPQPRLLLLGAVHLRAAWRTPLDPEQTVPLPFLRPGRPPVEVPTMTSTKYPVASFTDSRLQVQVGRLELSDGLSLVVLLPRGPLGALETLERSLDPPTFLALLRRAAQTPPRATALALPRMHLDLALDVVPLVHDMDFGLFLDAELCGLAEGPAAVDEARHRAVLALDEAGVEAAAAMATSVARSALVLEALRPFLFVLWHDAGEVPVFMGRLSDPRP; the protein is encoded by the exons ATGCCCCCGGGTCCCAAGGGTTacccccaacaccccccatGCCCTCATGGGCCCATCTCCCCTCCAGGGCCCCTGTGCCCCCGTAGTTCCCCCATGCCCCCGACGCCCGGGGgaccccacacacccccccagcccctcgctgCCCAGGActcccccacagccccccgtGCTCCTCGTCACTCACGGGCAGCAGGAGCCCTTCCCAGCGCCGTACGTTCCGGTCCAGCGGCCGCACGTCTCgggccccctcccagccccgcacctcctccagctcctgcgGGACGGGCGAGGGGTGGCTGGGGCCGTCCGGGACACgcctccagggacggggcagcaccccaaaacacccctcCGCAGGCTCGTCCTGGGCGGGGCAGCACGTGGGACACACCTCGATGGGCGGGGATTCCCCATGGACCACGCCTTTGTGGGCGGTGGTTTCCATGGAATACGCCCTTATGGGCGGGGGGGTCTCCTTCATGGACGCGCCTCTTGGGTGCGGCCACTACAGACCACGCCCTGACGCGGAACGGTCCCCGCCGGGGAAACGAAACCGGAGTGCGCAGGGAGGGTTTGGCACCCCCGGCACCGAAAACCCTCCACGCCG GCAGGGCCGGAGCCGGCCAGATCCCCCCCCGGCGCCCGCTGGACACGCAGGGACCGACCCACCGGGCACCCAG GATGCCCACCATGACACTCTGGCTGCCCCTGGCGTGGCTGGTGGCCACAGCCACGGCCACTGTCAGCCCG GTGCCCAGTCTGGAGGCCTCTCCCAGCGGATCGAAGCTGCTCACACAGCCCCCGACACCGCCAGTGCCCCCCCATCCTGCCACGGCCCCCCCGCAGGACGTGGGGGCACCTGTCCTGCCTATACCCACCCCCCATGCCCACCCCGAGGGGCTGCCTGGCTGGAATGCCCTTCAGGGGGCCACGGATGCCCCTGGGCCCACAGaacctgagggagcctctgaGGAGCCGGGAACCACAGCCTACGGGACCACGGCTGTGCCCACACCTGGCACCACTCAGGGACCCCCAGGCACCACcgccccgccgtgccccgggGACGAGGAGCCGGCCGAGGCCTGCGGGGAGCCCACGGGGGAGCAGCGGGCGGCCGTGGCCGAGGCGCTGGGCACCTTCGCCCTCCGCTTCTACCAGCGCATGGCCGAGGCTGCCCGGCCCGACGCCAACCTGCTCTTCTCCCCCATCAACATCGCCACAGGGCTCTCGCACCTGCTGCTGG GCGCCCGCGGCGAGACCCGCGAGCGGCTGGGCACCCTCCTGGCGTACCCGCCGGGGCTGGGCTGCGTGCACGGcgccctgcagcagctggccGGCTCGCCCGGCCTCTTCTCGACCGCCCAGATCTTCCACCACCCAG AGCTGCGCCTCCGGCCCCGCTTCCTCAACGACTCTCTGCGCTTCTACGGCGCCCGCCCGCGCGCCCTGAGCGGCAACGAGAGCCTGGACCTGCAGAGCATCAACGCCTGGGTGCGGGAGGCCAGCGAGGGGCTACTGCCCGCCCTGCTGCCCGCGctgcccccgcagccccgcctGCTGCTGCTCGGCGCCGTCCACCTTCGCG CCGCCTGGCGCACGCCCCTGGACCCCGAGCAGACGGTGCCGCTGCCCTTCCTGCGCCCCGGGCGCCCCCCAGTCGAGGTGCCCACCATGACCAGCACCAAGTACCCGGTGGCCTCGTTCACCGACTCCCGCCTGCAGGTCCAG GTggggaggctggagctgagcgATGGGCTGAgcctggtggtgctgctgccaCGGGGGCCCCTGGGGGCGCTGGAGACCCTGGAGCGGTCACTGGACCCCCCCACCTTCCTGGCCCTGCTGCGGCGGGCGGCCCAGACGCCCCCTCGGGCCACCGCGCTGGCCCTGCCCCGGATGCACCTCGACCTCGCCCTGGACGTGGTGCCCCTGGTCCACGACATGG ACTTCGGGCTGTTCCTGGACGCGGAGCTGTGCGGGCTGGCGGAGGGCCCGGCCGCGGTGGACGAGGCGCGGCACCGGGCGGTGCTGGCGCTGGACGAGGCCGGCGTGGAGGCGGCGGCTGCCATGGCCACCTCGGTGGCGCGCTCGGCGCTGGTGCTGGAGGCGCTGCGCCCCTTCCTCTTCGTCCTCTGGCACGACGCCGGCGAGGTGCCCGTCTTCATGGGCCGCCTCAGCGACCCCCGTCCCTGA